In Rhizobiales bacterium NRL2, a genomic segment contains:
- a CDS encoding SUF system Fe-S cluster assembly protein, producing the protein MDFMMTPPEDVVAYAGESRDGLSAVDPEKVVTQLKTVYDPEIPVDIYELGLIYRLDCKDNGDIDVDMTLTAPACPVAEEIPQWVADAVVKTEGAGKVMVQLVFEPPWTPDRMSDEARLELDMF; encoded by the coding sequence ATGGATTTCATGATGACCCCGCCCGAGGATGTGGTCGCCTATGCCGGCGAATCCCGCGACGGGCTGTCGGCGGTGGACCCGGAGAAGGTCGTGACGCAGCTGAAGACCGTCTACGACCCGGAGATTCCGGTCGACATCTACGAACTCGGCCTTATCTACCGCCTCGACTGCAAGGACAACGGCGATATCGACGTCGACATGACGCTCACCGCGCCCGCCTGCCCGGTGGCCGAGGAAATCCCGCAATGGGTCGCCGACGCCGTCGTGAAGACCGAAGGCGCGGGCAAGGTAATGGTGCAACTCGTCTTCGAGCCGCCCTGGACCCCCGACCGCATGTCGGACGAGGCGCGTCTCGAACTGGACATGTTTTAG
- a CDS encoding Fe-S cluster assembly scaffold SufA produces the protein MFGAPDGKPIMTVTERAVEQVKALIARAEKQGEKPLGVRVGVRSGGCSGMTYNVEYATEQKKFEETVDAAGVKVFIDPTATMFLLGAEMDYEETMFRSGFTFANPNEADRCGCGESVSFKVGEDGQPVPQQ, from the coding sequence ATGTTTGGCGCTCCTGACGGCAAACCGATCATGACCGTGACCGAGCGTGCGGTCGAACAGGTCAAGGCGTTGATCGCGCGCGCGGAGAAGCAGGGCGAGAAGCCCCTCGGCGTCCGCGTCGGCGTCAGGTCCGGCGGTTGCTCGGGCATGACCTACAACGTGGAATACGCCACCGAGCAGAAGAAGTTCGAGGAGACCGTCGACGCCGCCGGCGTGAAGGTCTTCATCGACCCGACCGCGACCATGTTCCTGCTCGGCGCGGAGATGGACTACGAGGAGACCATGTTCCGCTCCGGCTTCACCTTCGCCAACCCGAACGAGGCCGACCGCTGCGGCTGCGGCGAAAGCGTCTCCTTCAAGGTCGGCGAGGACGGCCAGCCGGTTCCGCAGCAATAG